Proteins co-encoded in one Candidatus Goldiibacteriota bacterium HGW-Goldbacteria-1 genomic window:
- a CDS encoding DNA-binding protein has translation MNSEILTIKDLALMLKVKPVTIYKLAGKGRIPGVKIAGSWRFMKTIIDEWMESTERKPVARTEKRDKELIPV, from the coding sequence ATGAACAGCGAAATTTTAACCATAAAAGACCTTGCACTGATGTTAAAAGTTAAACCCGTAACCATTTATAAGCTTGCCGGTAAAGGCAGGATTCCCGGGGTAAAAATAGCAGGCAGCTGGCGTTTTATGAAAACCATCATTGACGAATGGATGGAAAGCACAGAGCGCAAACCGGTTGCCCGCACGGAAAAAAGGGATAAAGAACTTATTCCGGTTTAA
- the gap gene encoding type I glyceraldehyde-3-phosphate dehydrogenase, translated as MAVQVGINGFGRIGRNVLKALLLKKNSQLEVVAVNDLTDAKTLAHLFKYDSVQGIFEGDVKADGEDLVINGKKIKVFKEKDPAAIKWNTLGIDLVIESTGFFTDKEKAQVHITNGGAKKVIISAPAKGEDKTIVMGVNENEYDAKAHNVVSNASCTTNCLAPFTKVLQDKIGIVKGLMTTIHSYTNDQKILDAPHKDLRRARAAAVSMIPTSTGAAKAIALVMPELKGKLNGYAMRVPTPNVSVVDVTFEMKRDVTKEEVNAMLKEASEGSMKGILAYTDLPLVSHDFLNDPHSSTVDGDCTYVVGNMVKILSWYDNEWGYSNRVIDLADYMVAKGLK; from the coding sequence ATGGCTGTACAGGTAGGTATCAACGGTTTTGGACGTATCGGTAGAAATGTTCTTAAGGCGCTTTTGCTTAAGAAGAACTCCCAGCTTGAAGTTGTTGCGGTAAATGACTTAACAGACGCAAAGACACTTGCTCACCTTTTCAAGTATGATTCAGTTCAGGGAATTTTTGAAGGGGACGTCAAAGCAGACGGAGAAGACCTTGTAATCAACGGCAAAAAGATCAAAGTTTTCAAAGAAAAAGACCCGGCAGCAATCAAATGGAACACTCTTGGCATTGACCTGGTTATTGAATCAACAGGCTTCTTCACAGACAAAGAAAAAGCACAGGTTCACATCACAAACGGCGGCGCTAAAAAAGTTATTATATCGGCTCCCGCAAAAGGCGAAGACAAGACAATAGTAATGGGTGTTAACGAAAATGAATATGACGCAAAAGCACACAATGTTGTGTCAAACGCTTCCTGCACGACAAACTGCCTTGCACCTTTCACAAAAGTACTTCAGGACAAGATTGGAATCGTAAAAGGCTTAATGACCACAATCCACAGCTACACCAATGACCAGAAGATTCTTGACGCACCCCATAAAGACTTAAGAAGGGCAAGAGCAGCCGCAGTTTCAATGATTCCCACATCCACAGGCGCTGCAAAAGCAATAGCGCTGGTTATGCCGGAACTTAAAGGCAAACTTAACGGCTACGCAATGCGCGTTCCCACGCCTAACGTATCAGTTGTTGACGTGACCTTTGAAATGAAAAGGGACGTTACAAAAGAAGAAGTAAACGCGATGTTAAAAGAAGCATCAGAAGGCTCCATGAAGGGAATTCTGGCTTACACAGACCTTCCGCTTGTATCACACGATTTCTTAAACGATCCGCATTCTTCCACAGTAGACGGAGACTGCACATACGTTGTAGGCAACATGGTTAAAATCCTTTCATGGTACGACAATGAATGGGGTTATTCAAACAGGGTAATTGACCTTGCAGATTACATGGTTGCAAAAGGCCTTAAGTAA
- the pgk gene encoding phosphoglycerate kinase, which yields MAKLSLADLNETDLKGKRVFMRVDFNVPLDTDRKITSDNRIKAAIPSIKYIIEKGGKLILASHLGRPKGEKKPEFSLDVCAKKLAELIGKDVTFVNDCVGPQVKTAVDSMKEGDVILLENLRFYKQEEKNDAEFSKQLAENADIYVNDAFGTAHRAHASTEGMTKFVKKSAAGFLMEKELKFLGEMLENPKKPFIAILGGAKVSDKIMVIENLLSKVDGLIIGGGMAYTFLRAKGREIGDSLCEKDKVNTAKEIMKTALDKNVAIYLPIDHIVAKTPQSGEDFMTALKTAEYKEVLRDSIDDGWEGVDIGKNTIEKFRNIISKSKTIFWNGPMGVFEVEQFSKGTLEVGKALAESGAVTVVGGGDSASAIKKLKLSDKMTHVSTGGGASMEFVEGKELPGVAALTNK from the coding sequence ATGGCAAAACTTTCACTGGCAGACCTTAACGAAACGGATCTTAAAGGAAAAAGGGTTTTCATGAGGGTGGACTTTAACGTCCCGCTTGATACTGACAGAAAGATCACATCTGACAACAGAATAAAAGCCGCCATACCTTCAATTAAATATATTATAGAAAAGGGCGGAAAACTTATCCTTGCATCACACCTTGGCAGGCCAAAAGGCGAAAAGAAACCTGAATTCTCGCTTGATGTCTGCGCGAAAAAATTAGCTGAACTCATAGGAAAAGACGTTACATTTGTAAATGACTGCGTCGGGCCGCAGGTAAAAACAGCCGTGGATTCAATGAAAGAAGGGGATGTAATACTTCTTGAAAATCTGCGGTTTTACAAACAGGAAGAAAAGAACGACGCTGAATTTTCAAAACAGCTTGCGGAAAACGCGGACATTTACGTTAATGACGCATTCGGAACCGCACACAGGGCGCACGCTTCCACAGAGGGCATGACTAAATTTGTAAAAAAATCAGCAGCAGGATTTTTAATGGAAAAAGAACTTAAATTCCTGGGCGAAATGCTTGAAAACCCTAAAAAACCCTTTATTGCAATACTTGGCGGCGCCAAAGTAAGCGACAAAATAATGGTAATTGAAAACCTTTTAAGCAAAGTGGACGGGCTTATAATCGGCGGAGGAATGGCATATACATTCTTAAGGGCTAAAGGGCGTGAAATCGGCGATTCTTTATGCGAAAAAGATAAGGTTAACACGGCAAAAGAAATAATGAAGACCGCGCTGGATAAAAATGTGGCTATCTATCTTCCCATTGACCACATTGTGGCAAAGACACCGCAGTCGGGCGAGGATTTTATGACCGCGTTGAAAACAGCCGAGTACAAAGAAGTATTAAGGGACTCAATTGACGACGGCTGGGAAGGCGTTGACATCGGAAAGAACACAATAGAAAAATTCAGAAATATCATATCTAAATCAAAAACTATTTTCTGGAACGGCCCAATGGGTGTTTTTGAAGTGGAACAGTTCTCCAAAGGCACGCTTGAAGTGGGCAAAGCGCTTGCGGAATCCGGCGCAGTAACAGTGGTAGGCGGCGGAGATTCAGCATCCGCAATCAAAAAACTTAAGCTTTCAGATAAAATGACACACGTCTCAACCGGCGGCGGAGCTTCAATGGAATTTGTTGAAGGCAAAGAATTACCCGGCGTGGCTGCTTTAACAAACAAATAA
- a CDS encoding triose-phosphate isomerase: MRIPIIAGNWKMYKDLEESKTLAESLKNCLKDVNPEETEVAICPTFTNLASVNEIIKGSNIKLGAQNMYPKQEGAFTGEISPLMLRSVGCHYVIIGHSERRQFFGETNSSVNEKVKVAFEYALVPIMCVGETLEQRENGTTNTIVKAQVVDGLKDIPKEKAKNIVIAYEPVWAIGTGKVATKEQAQEVHAMIRGELKSIYDEATANSIRIQYGGSVKPDNVKELMAQPDIDGALVGGAALKVDSFEAIVKFKK; this comes from the coding sequence TTGAGAATACCGATAATTGCAGGAAACTGGAAGATGTACAAGGATCTTGAAGAATCAAAAACGCTGGCAGAAAGCTTAAAGAATTGCTTAAAGGACGTAAACCCGGAAGAAACAGAAGTGGCAATCTGCCCCACGTTTACCAACCTGGCATCTGTTAACGAAATAATCAAAGGTTCCAACATCAAACTTGGCGCCCAGAACATGTATCCAAAACAGGAAGGCGCATTTACAGGCGAAATTTCACCTTTGATGCTTCGTTCCGTTGGCTGTCATTATGTAATTATAGGCCATTCAGAACGCAGACAGTTTTTTGGCGAAACAAACAGTTCTGTGAATGAAAAAGTAAAAGTGGCTTTTGAATACGCGCTTGTTCCTATAATGTGTGTGGGCGAAACCCTGGAACAGCGTGAAAACGGCACAACCAACACAATTGTAAAAGCTCAGGTTGTGGATGGGCTTAAAGACATACCAAAAGAAAAAGCCAAAAATATAGTAATAGCTTATGAACCTGTATGGGCGATAGGCACAGGAAAAGTAGCGACAAAAGAACAGGCACAGGAAGTACACGCCATGATTCGCGGCGAACTTAAAAGCATTTATGACGAAGCTACCGCGAATTCAATAAGAATACAGTACGGCGGAAGCGTAAAACCTGACAATGTAAAAGAACTGATGGCACAGCCGGATATAGACGGCGCCCTTGTAGGCGGCGCGGCATTGAAAGTTGATTCTTTTGAAGCCATAGTTAAATTCAAAAAGTAA
- a CDS encoding preprotein translocase subunit SecG, which translates to MYNILLVVHVINALLLIIIVLLQTGKGADVGFAFGAGAANTMFGAGGSKNFITKATIFVAILFMVTSLTLALFQAKRSGNYSGVLDSVKQSESAVPAQAPISEAPVVPVENK; encoded by the coding sequence CTGTATAACATTCTGCTTGTAGTACACGTAATAAACGCACTTCTGCTGATAATAATAGTCCTTCTTCAGACAGGAAAAGGCGCGGATGTGGGTTTTGCTTTTGGCGCGGGCGCTGCTAATACCATGTTTGGCGCGGGTGGAAGCAAGAATTTTATCACCAAAGCCACAATTTTTGTGGCTATATTATTCATGGTCACATCACTTACACTTGCCCTTTTTCAGGCAAAAAGGTCAGGCAACTACAGCGGAGTTCTTGATTCTGTAAAACAGTCGGAATCAGCTGTTCCGGCGCAGGCGCCCATATCTGAAGCACCTGTAGTTCCGGTAGAAAACAAATAA
- a CDS encoding peptide-binding protein, giving the protein MIKIVLGVLTAVILISGCSKKESYTLKGTYTDAPAYGDMLIDTSTGEPAILNPVLASDSASAAINDLVFNGLVKFDKSLNLVGDLADKWKIKDGGLTIIFHLKNNVKWHDGVSFTAKDVKFTYDAYMAPDTKTSYRSLFEPVKSVRIIDDFTLEVLYKKPFAPALQYWGTGILPAHLFAGIDINTASFNRTPVGTGPYIFKNWKTGRSLELISNKTHFDGSPYITNYMLRIIPDQSVQFMNLQSGDADMMELSSDLYFTKANTEYFNKNFNKFVVPAFLYTYIGYNQENPIFASVKTRQALSYAINTAEIIKNVRRGMARPISGPFIPGSYAYDESVKPYEYNPEKAAQLLKEDGWVKGDDGFLTRQGIPFEFTLATNQGNKEREEIAAIAQQEFSKLGIKVHVRVLAWNIFITDFINKKKFDAVVMGWSLTRDPDCYDIWHSSKTNEGEFNFVGYKNRQVDRLLEDGRSTYDTEKRKVIYRKIHSLIAKDAPYTFIYSPYTLPVIHKRIHGIKPEAAGIGYNFTKWYVPSELQKYRIALEK; this is encoded by the coding sequence GTGATAAAAATAGTCCTTGGAGTATTAACGGCTGTTATCCTTATTTCCGGATGTTCTAAAAAAGAATCCTACACACTTAAGGGCACTTATACCGATGCACCCGCTTACGGCGATATGCTTATTGATACATCCACAGGCGAACCTGCCATTCTAAACCCCGTACTGGCTTCAGATTCCGCGTCAGCAGCCATAAACGACCTGGTCTTTAACGGCCTTGTTAAATTTGATAAAAGTCTTAATCTGGTCGGAGACCTTGCGGATAAATGGAAGATTAAAGACGGCGGGCTGACCATAATATTTCACCTAAAAAATAACGTTAAATGGCATGACGGAGTGTCATTTACCGCCAAAGACGTAAAATTTACATATGACGCTTATATGGCGCCCGATACAAAAACCTCTTACAGAAGCCTTTTTGAACCGGTAAAAAGCGTCAGAATAATTGATGATTTTACCCTGGAAGTACTGTATAAAAAACCATTTGCACCCGCTTTGCAATACTGGGGCACGGGAATACTTCCGGCGCACCTGTTTGCCGGCATTGACATAAACACCGCGTCTTTTAACCGCACACCCGTCGGCACAGGGCCATATATTTTTAAGAACTGGAAAACCGGACGTTCTTTAGAGCTTATATCAAACAAAACACATTTTGACGGCTCGCCTTACATTACAAATTATATGTTACGTATAATACCTGACCAGTCCGTTCAGTTTATGAACCTGCAGTCCGGTGACGCGGACATGATGGAACTTTCTTCAGATTTGTATTTTACAAAAGCAAATACTGAATATTTTAATAAAAACTTTAACAAATTTGTTGTTCCCGCCTTTCTGTACACGTATATAGGATATAATCAGGAAAACCCAATTTTTGCTTCCGTTAAAACGCGGCAGGCATTAAGTTATGCCATTAACACGGCAGAGATAATAAAAAACGTCCGCAGGGGAATGGCAAGGCCTATAAGCGGGCCGTTTATCCCCGGTTCATATGCTTATGATGAAAGTGTAAAACCTTATGAATACAACCCGGAAAAAGCCGCGCAGCTTTTAAAAGAAGACGGCTGGGTTAAAGGTGATGACGGCTTCCTGACCAGACAGGGCATACCATTTGAATTCACCCTTGCCACCAATCAGGGCAATAAAGAACGCGAGGAAATAGCCGCAATTGCCCAGCAGGAATTTTCAAAACTTGGCATCAAGGTTCATGTGCGCGTCCTGGCATGGAATATATTCATAACCGATTTCATAAATAAAAAGAAGTTTGACGCGGTTGTAATGGGGTGGAGCCTTACACGCGACCCTGACTGCTATGACATCTGGCACTCTTCAAAAACAAACGAAGGAGAGTTTAACTTTGTGGGTTATAAAAACCGGCAGGTGGACAGGCTTCTGGAAGACGGAAGGTCCACATACGATACAGAGAAAAGAAAGGTAATTTACAGAAAAATACACTCCCTTATAGCAAAAGACGCGCCATATACCTTTATTTATTCGCCGTACACGCTTCCCGTCATACACAAAAGAATACACGGAATAAAACCGGAAGCCGCAGGAATAGGATATAACTTTACAAAATGGTATGTGCCCTCTGAACTTCAAAAATACAGAATTGCGCTTGAAAAATAA
- a CDS encoding cation transporter: MSDEHSHEEHNHSHEGHDHNHSHGHHHHHVQGEKGLVLSIIINAGITAAEIIGGILSGSLALLSDAFHNLSDVISLIISYIAILIGKKTKSLSKTYGYKRAEILAALINVLALFFVCGYIIFEAIERFQHPQPIKVGLMLAIAAIGLLGNGISVLLLFKDAKENINIKSAFLHLMADTISSVAVIVTAIILMFKPWYILDAAISVIIAVYIAKESFSILMETLNILMQGAPKNLDDKKIKQRLKEETSLGIIDVHHIHMWEISPGKVVFDAHVAVPKDNLKNADAIIHGINIILAGEFKICHSTIQLESEEFDHCISCDI; this comes from the coding sequence ATGTCTGACGAACACAGCCACGAAGAGCATAACCATTCACACGAAGGCCATGATCATAATCATAGCCACGGGCATCACCACCATCACGTACAGGGTGAAAAAGGCCTTGTATTAAGCATTATTATCAACGCTGGAATCACAGCGGCGGAAATTATAGGCGGTATTTTATCCGGTTCCCTTGCCCTTTTATCAGATGCCTTTCATAACCTGTCAGATGTCATATCGCTTATTATCTCCTATATAGCCATATTGATAGGTAAAAAAACCAAAAGTTTAAGCAAGACTTACGGGTATAAGCGGGCTGAAATACTTGCGGCTTTAATTAATGTGCTGGCTTTATTCTTTGTCTGCGGGTACATCATATTTGAAGCCATAGAAAGGTTTCAGCATCCGCAGCCCATTAAAGTGGGTCTAATGCTGGCAATTGCCGCTATTGGCCTTTTGGGCAACGGAATTTCGGTATTATTACTGTTTAAAGACGCCAAAGAAAATATAAACATAAAAAGCGCGTTTTTACACCTGATGGCGGATACTATTTCTTCTGTCGCGGTAATAGTAACCGCAATTATCCTTATGTTCAAGCCGTGGTATATTCTTGACGCGGCAATATCAGTAATAATTGCAGTTTACATTGCCAAAGAGAGTTTTAGCATCCTTATGGAAACCCTTAACATACTTATGCAGGGCGCCCCAAAAAATTTAGATGACAAAAAGATAAAGCAGAGGTTGAAAGAAGAAACCTCCCTTGGGATAATTGACGTGCATCACATCCATATGTGGGAAATATCGCCCGGGAAAGTGGTTTTTGACGCCCACGTGGCCGTGCCAAAAGATAATTTAAAAAACGCGGACGCGATAATACACGGTATAAATATCATACTTGCGGGAGAGTTTAAAATCTGCCATTCAACAATTCAGCTTGAATCAGAGGAATTTGACCACTGTATTTCCTGCGATATTTAA